A window of Paenibacillus phoenicis genomic DNA:
CGGATGACCTTTACGAGGTCAGCTTCCAGGTCGTGAATCCAAATCAGATGTCGCGGAAGCAATCGAGCGAGCGTACGCCTACGTTCGTATTCTCGGTACGTGCCGATTCCATTAGTGAAGCCGTGCGAAAAAACGGTGGGCATGTCGTCGCGGAAATTGTATATGTCCCATCTGCAAATTTTATTCCTGGATGAGGCCACGGTATTTGGTGAAGATGTCTTTGCATGGACATGCTGCGAGATGAATTCGGGCAACGACTTGCTTGAAG
This region includes:
- a CDS encoding Ger(x)C family spore germination protein; this translates as MYRQVKRFVLVPISLAMILLLSGYWNRNELNELSIVLAMGIDKADDLYEVSFQVVNPNQMSRKQSSERTPTFVFSVRADSISEAVRKNGGHVVAEIVYVPSANFIPG